The genomic region GCTACTTCCTCTTGTGTTAAGCCGAACTCTTCCATGAGACGCTGATATCCCCAGGCTTCTTCTATGGGGTTTAGGTCTTCTCGCTGCAAGTTTTCAATAAGCGCCAGCTCCAGGGCTTCCTGGGGTGTAAGTTCTTTTACAATAACAGGAACTCGCTCAAGCCCTGCCAATCGAGCTGCCTGAAAACGCCTCTCTCCAGCTACGATTTCGTAAATTCCCGGAGTCACTTCCCGGGCAAGAATAGGCTGAAGAAGCCCTTTCTCCTTAACCGAGGCTATCAGATCATCAAGGCCTTTGTCTTTTTGTATTCTTGGCTGATAAGGTGACGGCCTTAATGCCTCTATAGGACACATGAAAATCTCAGCCGGGGTGTCTAATAAATCCTCGTCAGGCAAAAGGGCCTCTAGACCTCGCCCTAAACCTTTTTCTTTAGACTTTGCCAAGTTTAGCCTCCCTTTTTAGTATTTCTTGCGCAAGCGTCATATAAGCCTTAGCTCCCCGTGAAGAAGCATCGTAGGCAAAAATAGGCTTTCCGTGGCTTGGGGCCTCGCTCAAACGTACATTTCGCGGAATAACCGTTTCAAACACTACCTGACCAAAATGCTTTCGCACTTCCTCCTCCACCTGTTTGGTGAGCCGGTTACGCCCGTCGTACATGGTGAGGAGGATACCGTAAAGATAGAGCCGCGGGTTGAACCCTTTTTTGACTTTACGAACCGTGTTTATGAGAAGACTCAAACCTTCAAGGGCATAATATTCACATTGAAGGGGAATAAGCACTCCTTGAGCGGCTACCAGGGCATTTAAGGTAAGAATACCTAACGAAGGAGGGCAGTCTATAATGATATATTTGTATTGCTCGGCAACATTGGCAATAATCTGAGCCAGAAGCCTTTCGCGACCTTCCCTGGCCGCCAGTTCCAGTTCACAGCCGATTAAATCAATGGTTGAGGGAAGGATTTTTAGCTTCGGATACCTCGTTTCATAGATGGCCTTTTCAGGAGCCAAGTCCCTTAAAAGGAGATCATAAAGATTAGGAGTCGCACCTCTTAAGCCTAGGCCACTTGAGGCGTTGGCCTGAGGGTCAATATCTAAAAGCAGTACTTCCTGGCCAAGAATGGCCAAAGCAGCGGCTAAATTTAGAGCTGTAGTAGTTTTCCCTACCCCGCCCTTCTGATTGGCTACGGCAATAATCCTAGACATTTTTACATTGTTTCACGTGAAACATTTTCTTTTTCCCAAAAACATTTTAACACAGGAATAGCTTTTAGCTTGTCTTCAGGAAGCGCTTCCCAGATAATACTTTGTGTAAAACGCTTAGGGCCTTCCGCCCAAATAACTTCTTCCGGCGTAACTATTATATCCACAGAAAAATCATGCTCTTCTAAAGGAACTTCATCAACTATTTGCAAAGGATGGACCGTGGTCAAAATAGGCGTTTCTGGATTAATCTTGCCAAAATGGGCAAGAATAGCTAGCTCAAGATCAGCAAAACCCCCTCCCTTGCCTAACCGCTCCCCACGGCGAGTCACGGCTACACAACCGGTTATTACCAGGTCTATTTTTGGCATTTCTTCAGGAGACACCGGCTCCCCATATTTGAAAGCACCTTTTATAGTAGCCCCTTTTAAGGGATGAACTTTTAATTTTTGGGGATCAAGCCTAAGAAACGGTTTTGGGGCTTTCAACTTAGGAACGGCCATAAAAACAGTTTTTCCTTCAAGAAGGGCTTTGACCCTTAGGGGAAACTGAGGGCTATCAGGGTTGGCTTTAACGAAGCGAGCTCTTTTAAAGGCCTCTGTCTCGGCCGCTTTTTCGGCCGCTGCTTCCGCTCCCACAAAATTGGGGATACGGCCAAAAGCTCCAGGAAAACGAGCTACGCCTCGTTCACTCAAAAGCTCCCATATTTTTTCGCGTAAAATCTTTTTCTCGTGTTTTATTTTTGCTAGAATTTCAGGTGTCATGCGATATTTGTTAGTAGTCGTCCTTTTTATAAGTTTGTTAGCCAGCTGTGCTCCGCCCCCACAGGTTAGCAAAAAGATATACCCTGGCAAAGTCCCTCCAACCCAAAAACCTTATCGTATCGGAGGAAAAGTTTATTATCCGCTACCTTCAGCCCAAGGCTATGTGGAAGTAGGTATTGCTTCCTGGTATGGCCCCAACTTTCACGGAAAAACTACCGCCAGTGGCGAGCGCTATAACATGTATGCCTATACGGCGGCCCATAAAGTGTTACCTATGGGGACCCGAGTCCTGGTTACTAACCTGGAAAACGGACGGCAGGTAATAGTGCGCATTAACGACCGCGGGCCTTTTGTAAAGGGGCGCATTATTGATTTAAGTTATGCCGCGGCTAAAGCTCTAGGTATACATCGCAAGGGAACAGCTTTGGTAAGAATTCAAGCTTTAGGCGAATCACCCAAAACCCATCTGGTATTCAAAGGGCGATATTACATCCAAGTAGGAGCCTTTTCTAGTTACGCCAACGCCGTAAGGTTAAAAGAGCGTCTGAGAAAAAATTTTTCAGTGGTCACTATTGTGCCGTTCACTAAAAACGGGAAAACTTTTTATCGCGTTCAGATATTCGTTGCTCGGGAGCTTCATCACGCCCAAAAAATCCTAGCCCGTCTTGAAAAAGAATTTCCACAGGCCTTTATTGTAGCCCGCTAGCTAGTGTAGCGGGTAGTGACAGGCTACTTTATGTCCTTTTCCTAAAAGTTCGGGAACAACTTTGCTGCATTTTTCCCTGGCCAAAGGACAACGCGGATGGAATTTACATCCAGGAGGTGGATACTTAGGATTAGGAATATCTCCTTTGACTTTCAGGTTAAAACGTTTTTCTTCGAAAGAAGGGATAGCTGATAGTAGGGCCGCAGTATAAGGATGCTTAGGCTTTTTGATTAAATCTTCCATGGGCCCTATCTCTACCATATTCCCCAAATACATAACCCCTAAGGTATTTGCAATTACTTTTGCTACTGAAAAATCATGAGCTATAAAAAGCATGCTCAATTGGAACTCTTTTTTAAACCATAACAATAATTCTAATATAGATGCCCTGAGAGATAAGTCTATCATAGAGACGGCTTCGTCAGCTACGACAAACTTGGGCTGTAGAATCATGGCCCTAGCTATGACCACGCGCTGCCTCTGACCGCCTGATAGCTGATGGGGATATCTGGAAAAAAATACTTCTTCAGGTGTTAACCCCACTTTTTTTAGCATTTTTAAAGCCCTTACTTCGGCCTGGCCTTTAGTAATATGCCCTTGGTAATGGATAAGAAGGGGTTCCATTAAATGCTCGCCAATGGTCATTCTGGGATTTAAAGAGGCATAAGGGTCCTGAAAAATCATCTGAACATGTTGTCTAAGGCTTTTGTCTTTGAAGGCTTTTGTATCCTTTATTTCTTTCCCTTCAATGAAAATTCGACCCTCAGTAGGAGTTTCTAGGCCTACCAAAATTCTTCCCGTAGTCGATTTTCCACAACCACTTTCCCCAACCAAAGCTAACACTTCTCCTTTATCTATAGTAAAGCTTATTCCATCAACAGCTTTTAAATACTCTTTCTTTTTACGCCAAAAACCACTATGGCCTAACGGAAAATACTTCTTTAAGTTTTCTACCTTTACGACTTCTTTAGTTTCCATAAAGAAAGCACCTTACCATTCTATTATTCACTTCTACATTGGGCGGAATTTTTCTGGAACAAATTTCCATAGCCTTTGGACACCTGGGATGGAACCTACATCCCGAAGGGGGATTAGCAAGGTCCGGGGGAAACCCTTTTAATGGTTTTATCTTTCTATCTACCCAAAGGTCGGGAACAGAGTCTATTAATCCCTGAGTGTAGGGATGTAAAGGCGAAGCGGCTACATCCTTAGCTCGGCCAAATTCCATGAGCCACCCCGCATACATAACAGCAATAAAGTCGCTTCTTTCAACAGCTAAAGGTAAATCATGGGTAATCAAAATTATAGAGATATTTCTACTGGTGAGTTCTTTAAAAATTTCTAAGATTTTGTCTTGAACTATAACGTCCAAGGCGGTAGTTGGTTCGTCTGCAATGAGAAGTTTGGGATTAAGCGATATGGCCATGGCAATGATAATCCTCTGGCGCTGGCCACCAGAAAGTTGATGGGGATATGAATTTATCCTGTCTTCCGGTATACCCACTATGTTTAAAAGTTCTTGAACTCTGTTTAAGGCTTCAGTTTTAGAAATTTTTTCATGAGCTAAAATAGTTTCAACCATTTGAGTGCCTATTTTTTCAAGAGGGTCTAAACTAGTCATGGGATCTTGAAAAACCATGGAAATATCTTTGCCTCTTAGCTGCCTAATCTCTTTTTTGTTCAAAGATAGTAAATCTTTTCCGTTGAATATAATTTTTCCCTTTTTAACTTTACCTGGAGAAAGCCTAATTATTGAGTAAGCCAACGTAGACTTTCCACAACCACTTTCTCCAACAACACTCAATAGATTACCACTATTAACAGACAAAGATACACCATCAACTGCTAATATCTTTCCTCTTTCAGATTGATATTCAACAGTTAAGTCTTCAATTTGTAAAAGCATATTACCAACCTACTTATCTTCTTTAGAATAAATTTCGTTTAATCCTTCACCTAATAAAGCAAAACCAAAAGCAAGGAGAACTATCATTAAACCAGGAAAAGTAATGAGCCACCAAAAACCTGCTGGCAAATAATCTCTACCAGAACTAAGATCCCATCCCCAATCAGGAGTGGGAGCAGTGACAATAAAACCCAAAAAGCTCAAACCAGCAGCAGTAATAATAGCATCAGCTATACATAGAGAAAAAATAACCGCCACCGTAGGAATAAGATTCACCAGAATATATTTAGTAAGAATACGAAAATCACTAGCTCCTATAACTTTAGCGGCTTCAACAAATAGTCTAGTTTTCAAAGATAAAGTTTGACCTCTTATCATTCTATAAAAAGTAGGAATATAAACAATAGCTATAGCAATAATGGCATTTACTATGCTGGGACCAAGTATAGCAGATATGGCTATAGCTAAAATCAAACTGGGAAAAGCATAAATACTATCCATTATCATAGCAAAAATGCGATCAAACTTTCCTCCTAAATAGCCAGATATAAGACCAAGCGTTACTCCAATAAGCATAGAAATAAAGCCTGCAGTAGCAACAATTACAAGAACTATTCTCGAACCATATACAACTCGTGAAAATATATCCCTTCCCAAATTATCAGTACCCATAAGATACTTTAAACAAGGAGGTTGCAAAACTGGTCCTATTCCTTTGGTAGGGTTATAAGGTGCAATAAAAGGAGCAAAAATAGCCATCATAACTATGACAAAAATTATTAAACCACCTGTAAGAATAAAAATTCTCGCCTGGCCTTTAGGGAGTTTTAAAAAATCTGTCAACAACATATTCGTCCTCTTAGTATTTAACTCTAGGATCTAAAAGAGCATAAATTATATCTACTATTAAGCTTATTAAGGCCACAAATAGTGCATAAAAAACGATAACACCCTGAACACAAGGGTAGTCTCTATATTGAATGCGTTCTAGTAGAAAAGTACCTATGCCGGGCCAAGAAAAGGTAGTTTCAGTAAGAACAGCTCCTGCTAATAAAATAGCAAACTGCAATCCCATTAAAGTAATGATTGGAATAAAAGCATTTTTGATAGAATGATAAATAATCCTTACTTCAGATATTCCTCTGGCTTTATAAGCCAAAATAAAATCTTGATTTAAAATTTCTATAAGGTTATTTCGCACCAGACGCGTATAGGCCCCTGAAAGAACTATACCTAGAGTCACACCTGGTAAAAGCAAGTGTAAACAAGCACTTTCTAAAGACTCAAAATTGAAAGTGAGAAGACTATCTAAAATATATAGACCTGTTATATGAACGGGTTCAAGGCCAGGATCTATTCTACCTCCTATAGGCAACAGTTTTAAATATACTCCAAAAATTATTTGCAAAACCATACCAAACCAGGGAATAAACAAAGTATAGGTAAGAATGCCGTACATTCTTAAGAAGGTATCTGTCTTTGTACCTTTTTTGAAAGCTGCAAGAGAGCCGGTAAAGATACCTAAAATAACACTAAAAACAAAAGAAAAGATACTTAATTCTAAAGTGGCTGGGAATTTTTCCATTATTTCCGTTAGAACTGGTCTTTTACCCCATATAAGAGAATGACCGAAGTCTCCCTTTAAAATTCCAGCAAGATAGTGAACATATTGAACATATAAAGGTTTATCTAGTCCTGCTTCGGCTCTAAGTTTTTGAATCACTTCTGGAGGGACTTTCTGTCCTACCATAGCCAGAATGGGATCACCAGGTAAAACACGTAAAATAAAAAAGATAAGAGTTAAGAGGATAAAAACAGTGGGAATTACGGTCAAAAAACGAACTAAGAGATATCGTCTAATATTACTACTCATATAAAAACCCCATAATAAAAGCGAATCAGAGGAGTTCCTCTGATTCGCTTTTATTTGTTTTTACCATACTTTAATTTTGTATAGAAGAGTAAGAAAGCAACATAGTGGGACCAAGAATTATACCTTTAATCCCTTTTCGAGCCGCTATAAAAAGCTTTCCTTGGACAAGGGGGATGTAAGGAACATCTTCTGCCAATATTTCCTGGGCTTTTTTATAAAGTGCCGTTCTTTCTTTTATATCCACAATACTTGAGGCCTTTTCCAAAATATTATCCACTTCTGGATTAGAATATTTGTTACCAGTCCATTTATTAGCCCCTGCTTTTAGAAAAGGAGTCAAAAAGTTATCTGGATCCATATAGTCAGGATACCATCCAAGCAGGCTTATCATCATAGCACCTTTTCTCAGGTAATCCACATAAGTGGACCACTCAGCACTTTTGAGAGTAACCTTGACTAAGCCAGTATTTTCAAGCTGCTCTTTTATAACCTGAGCAAGATCCTTTTCAGTACTTCCGTAGTGGGTAGGAGTCCACCATAGTTCTACTTGAAGAGGATTTTTTCTACAGTAACCGGCTTCTTTTAAAAGTTTTTGAGCCAAAGCCAAGTTGTTATCACCATATTTCTTAAAAACAGGCTCATAGCTCCACATACCTTGAGGCACTAAAGAATAAAGAGGGGCAAAAGTATTCATATAAACTCTTCTAACAATATCATTTCTATCGATAATGCAGGCTATAGCCTGTCTTACAAGTTTTTTATCAGTTGGTGAAAGCTTAACGTTCATTACCATGTATCTGATAAAAGAACCAGGAGCTTCTATTACTTCATATTTGCCGCTTCTTTTAAGAGATAGAATATCTACTGGAGCTAAAGTCCTCCAAGCAATATCTATATCACCTTTTTCAAGGGCAAGTCTTAGGGTTGAAGCATTTTTATAAAAACGGATGACTACTTGTTTATTCTTCGCAGGTTCAAAAAAATAAGGATTCTTTTCTAAAATGAGTTCCTGATCTCTTACCCATTTTTTAATGACATAAGGGCCTACACCACCTGCAGTTTGGTCTGGTTCGATTTTATCAGGGCTATATTTAGGGCTTACAGGGAAATAAGGAGGAGTAGCCACAATGGCCACGAAATAAGCTACAGGTTTTTTAAGTATAAATTTTACGGTGTAGTCATCTAAAGCTTGTACATCTTTTACAAAATCAGTTACCAGCCAAGAAGGGTCTCCTTTGATGGTCATTACTCTTTTGATAGACCTAACTACATCTTGGGCCTTACAAGGGGTACCATCAGCAAATTTGAGGTCTTTCCTTAGGTGGAAAATGTAAACTTTGTTATTCTCTTTTACTTCGTAGGATTCGGCAAGATAAGGCTCAAGCTCCGTGGTCCCGGGTTTGTATTTCATGAGACCACCCATTACATTGTTCAAGACTTCCCAGGTGTAGAAATCGTAAGCATTAGATGGGTCAAGGTCTGTAAGCTTATCTGTTACACCAATAACTATTTTTCCTTTTTCCGATGCTTGAACCAAGCTAACGCCTGACACACCAAGAAAAACTACACATAACAAAAGGCCTATCAATTTTTTCATAGTAACCTCCTATGAGAATTTTTCCTCGAAGAGGAAGCGTATCCATAAAAGTAAAAAATTCAACAAAAATTTCACTCTGTTCTTTCTGATTATCTTTAGCATACTTTTTCTAAGAAGAAAAAATTATTTTATTTACTAAAATCCAGCTTCCGCTAACTATAGGGGCTGGGCCCCAGACAAAAATGGATGCCAAGTGAATTGTAAAGAGAGATTCCTGTTTACTAGCAGCCATAAGCCAATGGCCTCTTACCATCTAGTCACTCCGGACCCATATGTGGGCGAAGCCATCTTTTAAAATAAAGTTTTTTACAAAGATCTCCTCAAATACCAAAAATTAATTAGTTAAAGAGGCCTCCCAAAACTCCCTTGAAACTTTCTCCAAGCTGATTATTCCTCTCTTCATGGAAAGAAATGACTTTTTAAAAGACAACTTGAAAAGGCTTGAAGAGCTATCACGAAAGCTCGAGCTTCGCTTTAAAAATGAAGCCCTTTTTTTGCAGGCCCTAACCCACCGGTCTTTTGTTGGCGACCATCCAGACTGGCCTTACGGAGATAACGAACGACTTGAATTTTTGGGAGATGCGGTTCTTGACGCCATTATTAGCCATCTTTTGTATAATCGTTTTGGCCGGGAATATCGCGAGGGAGAACTGTCCAAGATGCGAGCTTGGTTAGTAAATGAAGAGCGTCTGGCACGCATTGCTCAAAAGCTTGAACTGGATAAGCTAATTTTGTTGGGGACAGGCGAAGAAAAAGGAAGAGGTCGCCAAAAACCTTCTATTCTGGCGGCAACCTTTGAGGCTTTGGTAGCAGCGGTGTATCTGGACCATGGTTACGACAAGGTGTTTCAAATAGTTAAAAAGCTTTTCTCCCGCGTTATATCCCAGGCGGAGAAGGGGCTTTTAGCGGACCATAAAACTTTATTACAGGAATTTACCCAGGCCTTGTTCAAAAAAACCCCAAAATATATCTTGGTAAAAGAAACAGGGCCGGAACACGCCAAAAAATTCTTTGTAGAAGTAAAGATTGGAGATGAAACTTTAGCCAGTGGCAAAGGGTCTTCCAAAAAAGCTGCTGAACAAGCAGCGGCCAAAAAAGCTTTGAAAATACTGGAGGAAAAATATGGAAAATTCACAGGCAAAAAATGAAAATAAATTTCGTTCGGGATATGTGGCCCTTATAGGGCTTCCTAACGTAGGAAAATCTACTCTTCTTAATCAACTTTTAGGTTATAAGGTAGCCATAGCTACACCAAAACCCCAAACTACCAGATTCCCTATAAGAGGAGTGCTTACAGGTGAAAACTTCCAAATAATTTTTGTTGACACCCCGGGTATTCACGATGCCAAAGATCTATTCAATAAAATCATGGTAGAACAAGCCCTTAAAGCTATAGAAGAAGTAGATAGCATTGTTTTCATAATCGATGTAAGCAACCGTAATCCGAAAGCTGAAGAAAAAATAATAGATATACTACGAAAAGCTAACAAACCAGCCATATTGGCCTTAAACAAGATAGATCTTGTTAAAAAAGGTGAACTTTTACCTATTATTGACTATTTTTCTCAGATTTATCCCTTTAAAGCTATTGTACCCATCTCGGCCCTTGAACGAGATGGGCTAGAAGAGCTGGTAAAAGAAATAGTTGAAACACTACCTGAAGGCCCTATGTATTATGACCCTGACACCTTAACTGATCAGCCCCAGCGTCTACTTGCTGCAGAAATTATCCGAGAAAAGGTTTTTATGCTTACCAGGCAAGAGATTCCTTACGCCACTGCGGTAGTAGTAGAGGAATTTCAGGAAGATCCCGAGCGTAACTTAATTATAATTCAAGCTACCATTTATGTGGAAAAGGATTCCCAAAAGGGCATTGTTATTGGAAAGGGTGGACAGATGCTCAAAAAAATAGGCACTCTCGCCCGTGAAGAACTGGAATTTTTGTTCGGCAAAAGAGTGCATCTGGATCTGTGGGTCAAAGTCCTTAAAGGCTGGCGCAAAGAAGAAAAACTCCTTCGTCGTTTGGGCTTCCCTGGAGTGTAGCTTTTTAACAACACTGTTTTAAACTAGCCACACTTTTAAAAGCTCTTTTTTGGCCAAAAGCCTTTATATTTAACGTCTGGTTTTATGGCCTAAAAGTTGCATGTTTTACAAATAAAAAACAGTGAGGTAAAAGCGTGGAGCTTTTTCAACATACTATAGCTAATTCTATTAAACTTTGTGGCGAAGGAGTTATATCAGGCAAGGAAATCTGCCTGGAGTTTCATCCTGCCCCTCCCAATCATGGAATAATTTTTGAGCGGGCTGATTTATCTTCTCCGGTAGCTATACCTGTAACT from Thermodesulfatator indicus DSM 15286 harbors:
- a CDS encoding ParB/RepB/Spo0J family partition protein, yielding MAKSKEKGLGRGLEALLPDEDLLDTPAEIFMCPIEALRPSPYQPRIQKDKGLDDLIASVKEKGLLQPILAREVTPGIYEIVAGERRFQAARLAGLERVPVIVKELTPQEALELALIENLQREDLNPIEEAWGYQRLMEEFGLTQEEVAQKVGKSRAAIANTLRLLRLPDYIQEDLLEERLSAGHARALLSLAENETLLRRLRDEIIKRGLSVRQTEALVKKLKEGAATQEKEKPKDPNILALEQELAEVIGAKVKISWGAKKGKLVIEFHSAEQFETFLEKLRG
- a CDS encoding ParA family protein encodes the protein MSRIIAVANQKGGVGKTTTALNLAAALAILGQEVLLLDIDPQANASSGLGLRGATPNLYDLLLRDLAPEKAIYETRYPKLKILPSTIDLIGCELELAAREGRERLLAQIIANVAEQYKYIIIDCPPSLGILTLNALVAAQGVLIPLQCEYYALEGLSLLINTVRKVKKGFNPRLYLYGILLTMYDGRNRLTKQVEEEVRKHFGQVVFETVIPRNVRLSEAPSHGKPIFAYDASSRGAKAYMTLAQEILKREAKLGKV
- a CDS encoding 5-formyltetrahydrofolate cyclo-ligase, giving the protein MTPEILAKIKHEKKILREKIWELLSERGVARFPGAFGRIPNFVGAEAAAEKAAETEAFKRARFVKANPDSPQFPLRVKALLEGKTVFMAVPKLKAPKPFLRLDPQKLKVHPLKGATIKGAFKYGEPVSPEEMPKIDLVITGCVAVTRRGERLGKGGGFADLELAILAHFGKINPETPILTTVHPLQIVDEVPLEEHDFSVDIIVTPEEVIWAEGPKRFTQSIIWEALPEDKLKAIPVLKCFWEKENVSRETM
- a CDS encoding septal ring lytic transglycosylase RlpA family protein, whose product is MRYLLVVVLFISLLASCAPPPQVSKKIYPGKVPPTQKPYRIGGKVYYPLPSAQGYVEVGIASWYGPNFHGKTTASGERYNMYAYTAAHKVLPMGTRVLVTNLENGRQVIVRINDRGPFVKGRIIDLSYAAAKALGIHRKGTALVRIQALGESPKTHLVFKGRYYIQVGAFSSYANAVRLKERLRKNFSVVTIVPFTKNGKTFYRVQIFVARELHHAQKILARLEKEFPQAFIVAR
- a CDS encoding ABC transporter ATP-binding protein gives rise to the protein METKEVVKVENLKKYFPLGHSGFWRKKKEYLKAVDGISFTIDKGEVLALVGESGCGKSTTGRILVGLETPTEGRIFIEGKEIKDTKAFKDKSLRQHVQMIFQDPYASLNPRMTIGEHLMEPLLIHYQGHITKGQAEVRALKMLKKVGLTPEEVFFSRYPHQLSGGQRQRVVIARAMILQPKFVVADEAVSMIDLSLRASILELLLWFKKEFQLSMLFIAHDFSVAKVIANTLGVMYLGNMVEIGPMEDLIKKPKHPYTAALLSAIPSFEEKRFNLKVKGDIPNPKYPPPGCKFHPRCPLAREKCSKVVPELLGKGHKVACHYPLH
- a CDS encoding ABC transporter ATP-binding protein, translated to MLLQIEDLTVEYQSERGKILAVDGVSLSVNSGNLLSVVGESGCGKSTLAYSIIRLSPGKVKKGKIIFNGKDLLSLNKKEIRQLRGKDISMVFQDPMTSLDPLEKIGTQMVETILAHEKISKTEALNRVQELLNIVGIPEDRINSYPHQLSGGQRQRIIIAMAISLNPKLLIADEPTTALDVIVQDKILEIFKELTSRNISIILITHDLPLAVERSDFIAVMYAGWLMEFGRAKDVAASPLHPYTQGLIDSVPDLWVDRKIKPLKGFPPDLANPPSGCRFHPRCPKAMEICSRKIPPNVEVNNRMVRCFLYGN
- a CDS encoding ABC transporter permease, whose amino-acid sequence is MLLTDFLKLPKGQARIFILTGGLIIFVIVMMAIFAPFIAPYNPTKGIGPVLQPPCLKYLMGTDNLGRDIFSRVVYGSRIVLVIVATAGFISMLIGVTLGLISGYLGGKFDRIFAMIMDSIYAFPSLILAIAISAILGPSIVNAIIAIAIVYIPTFYRMIRGQTLSLKTRLFVEAAKVIGASDFRILTKYILVNLIPTVAVIFSLCIADAIITAAGLSFLGFIVTAPTPDWGWDLSSGRDYLPAGFWWLITFPGLMIVLLAFGFALLGEGLNEIYSKEDK
- a CDS encoding ABC transporter permease produces the protein MSSNIRRYLLVRFLTVIPTVFILLTLIFFILRVLPGDPILAMVGQKVPPEVIQKLRAEAGLDKPLYVQYVHYLAGILKGDFGHSLIWGKRPVLTEIMEKFPATLELSIFSFVFSVILGIFTGSLAAFKKGTKTDTFLRMYGILTYTLFIPWFGMVLQIIFGVYLKLLPIGGRIDPGLEPVHITGLYILDSLLTFNFESLESACLHLLLPGVTLGIVLSGAYTRLVRNNLIEILNQDFILAYKARGISEVRIIYHSIKNAFIPIITLMGLQFAILLAGAVLTETTFSWPGIGTFLLERIQYRDYPCVQGVIVFYALFVALISLIVDIIYALLDPRVKY
- a CDS encoding ABC transporter substrate-binding protein, producing the protein MKKLIGLLLCVVFLGVSGVSLVQASEKGKIVIGVTDKLTDLDPSNAYDFYTWEVLNNVMGGLMKYKPGTTELEPYLAESYEVKENNKVYIFHLRKDLKFADGTPCKAQDVVRSIKRVMTIKGDPSWLVTDFVKDVQALDDYTVKFILKKPVAYFVAIVATPPYFPVSPKYSPDKIEPDQTAGGVGPYVIKKWVRDQELILEKNPYFFEPAKNKQVVIRFYKNASTLRLALEKGDIDIAWRTLAPVDILSLKRSGKYEVIEAPGSFIRYMVMNVKLSPTDKKLVRQAIACIIDRNDIVRRVYMNTFAPLYSLVPQGMWSYEPVFKKYGDNNLALAQKLLKEAGYCRKNPLQVELWWTPTHYGSTEKDLAQVIKEQLENTGLVKVTLKSAEWSTYVDYLRKGAMMISLLGWYPDYMDPDNFLTPFLKAGANKWTGNKYSNPEVDNILEKASSIVDIKERTALYKKAQEILAEDVPYIPLVQGKLFIAARKGIKGIILGPTMLLSYSSIQN
- the rnc gene encoding ribonuclease III; the protein is MERNDFLKDNLKRLEELSRKLELRFKNEALFLQALTHRSFVGDHPDWPYGDNERLEFLGDAVLDAIISHLLYNRFGREYREGELSKMRAWLVNEERLARIAQKLELDKLILLGTGEEKGRGRQKPSILAATFEALVAAVYLDHGYDKVFQIVKKLFSRVISQAEKGLLADHKTLLQEFTQALFKKTPKYILVKETGPEHAKKFFVEVKIGDETLASGKGSSKKAAEQAAAKKALKILEEKYGKFTGKK
- the era gene encoding GTPase Era, producing MENSQAKNENKFRSGYVALIGLPNVGKSTLLNQLLGYKVAIATPKPQTTRFPIRGVLTGENFQIIFVDTPGIHDAKDLFNKIMVEQALKAIEEVDSIVFIIDVSNRNPKAEEKIIDILRKANKPAILALNKIDLVKKGELLPIIDYFSQIYPFKAIVPISALERDGLEELVKEIVETLPEGPMYYDPDTLTDQPQRLLAAEIIREKVFMLTRQEIPYATAVVVEEFQEDPERNLIIIQATIYVEKDSQKGIVIGKGGQMLKKIGTLAREELEFLFGKRVHLDLWVKVLKGWRKEEKLLRRLGFPGV